A section of the Candidatus Eisenbacteria bacterium genome encodes:
- a CDS encoding sodium-translocating pyrophosphatase: MNVLRSVPARALLALLPAVLALCSLVSAPAALAQAPAPTGASVAESSSAAAPADPAAETAVPATAEAEPSEAASGEASLKLPDLGQVSFLGGVSGRALLMVGLLVSGLGLLFGLMMLLGVKNLPVHPAMAEISQLIWETCKTYLFNQGRFLLILEIFIGAIIAVYFGLLQHFEPARVVIILLFSLVGIAGSYGVAWFGIRINTYANSRTAFASLRGKPFPCYSIPLRAGMSIGMLLISVELLIMLCILLFIPGDYAGQCFIGFAIGESLGAAALRIAGGIFTKIADIGSDLMKIVFNIKEDDARNPGVIADCTGDNAGDSVGPSADGFETYGVTGVALISFILLAVHQPAVQVQLLVWIFVMRIMMIVASGVSYLINETVAKARYGNADEMNYEAPLTSLVWLTSVVSVALTYVVSYMLIPSLGGDPSLWWKLSTVITCGTLAGAIIPELVKVFTSTESAHVREVVTSSREGGASLNILSGLVAGNFSAYWLGIAMIVLMTVAYFVSMTGLGALMMAPAVFAFGLVAFGFLGMGPVTIAVDSYGPVTDNAQSVFELSVIETIPGVKEQLKKEHGFDVDFAHAKHMLEANDGAGNTFKATAKPVLIGTAVVGATTMIFSIIVLLTHGLKPEYLSNLSILHPPFLLGLITGGAMIYWFTGASIQAVTTGAYRAVEFIKANIKLDSAAKASVADSKKVVAICTQYAQKGMFNIFLAVFFATLAFAFYEPYFFIGYLISIALFGLFQAIFMANAGGAWDNAKKVVEVDLKEKGTELHSATVVGDTVGDPFKDTSSVAMNPVIKFTTLFGLLAVELAVSLTATKGVMFSHMLAALFFGISMFFVHRSFYGMRIQTGRK, encoded by the coding sequence ATGAACGTTCTGCGCTCCGTCCCTGCCCGCGCGTTGCTGGCCCTGCTGCCGGCCGTGCTGGCTCTCTGTTCCCTCGTGTCCGCGCCGGCGGCCCTGGCCCAGGCCCCCGCGCCGACGGGCGCGTCCGTCGCGGAGAGCTCTTCGGCAGCCGCGCCGGCGGACCCGGCGGCCGAGACCGCCGTTCCCGCGACGGCAGAGGCCGAGCCGTCCGAGGCGGCCTCGGGCGAAGCCAGCCTGAAACTGCCGGACCTGGGCCAGGTGAGCTTCCTGGGCGGGGTGAGCGGCCGGGCGCTGCTGATGGTCGGCCTCCTGGTGTCGGGGCTGGGCCTGCTCTTCGGGCTCATGATGCTGCTGGGGGTGAAGAACCTCCCGGTGCACCCGGCCATGGCGGAGATCTCCCAGCTGATCTGGGAGACGTGCAAGACCTACCTGTTCAACCAGGGCCGCTTCCTGCTGATCCTCGAGATCTTCATCGGCGCCATCATCGCGGTGTACTTCGGCCTGCTGCAGCACTTCGAGCCGGCCCGGGTGGTGATCATCCTGTTGTTCAGCCTGGTGGGCATCGCGGGCAGCTACGGGGTGGCGTGGTTCGGCATCCGCATCAACACCTACGCCAACTCGCGCACCGCCTTCGCCAGCCTGCGGGGCAAGCCGTTCCCCTGCTACAGCATCCCGCTGCGCGCGGGCATGAGCATCGGCATGCTGCTGATCAGCGTGGAGCTGCTGATCATGCTGTGCATCCTGCTGTTCATCCCGGGCGACTACGCCGGCCAGTGCTTCATCGGTTTCGCCATCGGCGAATCGCTGGGCGCGGCGGCGCTGCGCATCGCGGGCGGCATCTTCACCAAGATCGCCGACATCGGCTCCGACCTGATGAAGATCGTGTTCAACATCAAGGAGGACGACGCCCGCAACCCCGGCGTCATCGCCGACTGCACCGGTGACAACGCCGGCGACTCGGTGGGCCCCAGCGCCGACGGCTTCGAGACCTACGGCGTGACCGGCGTGGCGCTGATCTCCTTCATCCTGCTGGCGGTGCACCAGCCCGCGGTGCAGGTGCAGCTGCTGGTGTGGATCTTCGTGATGCGCATCATGATGATCGTGGCCAGCGGCGTGTCCTACCTGATCAACGAGACGGTGGCCAAGGCCCGCTACGGCAACGCCGACGAGATGAACTACGAGGCCCCGCTGACCAGCCTGGTGTGGCTCACCTCGGTGGTCTCGGTGGCCCTGACCTACGTCGTTTCCTACATGCTGATCCCCAGCCTGGGCGGGGACCCCAGCCTGTGGTGGAAGCTGTCCACGGTGATCACCTGCGGCACGCTGGCCGGGGCCATCATTCCCGAGCTGGTGAAGGTGTTCACCTCCACCGAGTCCGCGCACGTGCGCGAGGTGGTGACCTCCTCCCGCGAGGGCGGCGCGTCGCTCAACATCCTGTCCGGCCTGGTGGCCGGCAACTTCAGCGCCTACTGGCTGGGCATCGCCATGATCGTGCTGATGACGGTGGCCTACTTCGTCAGCATGACCGGCCTGGGGGCGCTGATGATGGCCCCGGCGGTGTTCGCCTTCGGGCTGGTGGCCTTCGGCTTCCTGGGCATGGGCCCCGTGACCATCGCGGTGGACTCCTACGGCCCGGTGACCGACAACGCCCAGTCGGTGTTCGAGCTCTCGGTGATCGAGACCATCCCCGGGGTGAAGGAGCAGCTGAAGAAGGAGCACGGGTTCGACGTGGACTTCGCGCACGCCAAGCACATGCTCGAGGCCAACGACGGCGCCGGAAACACCTTCAAGGCCACCGCCAAGCCGGTGCTGATCGGCACCGCGGTGGTGGGCGCGACCACCATGATCTTCTCGATCATCGTGCTGCTCACCCACGGGCTGAAGCCCGAGTACCTGAGCAACCTGTCCATCCTGCACCCGCCGTTCCTGCTGGGGCTGATCACCGGCGGCGCGATGATCTACTGGTTCACCGGCGCCTCCATCCAGGCGGTCACCACCGGCGCCTACCGGGCGGTGGAGTTCATCAAGGCCAACATCAAGCTGGACAGCGCCGCCAAGGCGTCGGTCGCCGACAGCAAGAAGGTGGTGGCCATCTGCACCCAGTACGCGCAGAAGGGGATGTTCAACATCTTCCTCGCGGTGTTCTTCGCCACGCTGGCGTTCGCCTTCTACGAGCCGTACTTCTTCATCGGCTACCTGATCTCCATCGCGCTGTTCGGGCTGTTCCAGGCCATCTTCATGGCCAACGCCGGCGGCGCCTGGGACAACGCCAAGAAGGTCGTGGAAGTCGACCTCAAGGAGAAGGGCACCGAACTGCACTCCGCCACCGTGGTCGGGGACACCGTGGGCGACCCGTTCAAGGACACCTCCTCGGTGGCCATGAACCCGGTGATCAAGTTCACCACCCTGTTCGGGCTGCTGGCGGTGGAACTGGCGGTGTCGCTGACCGCCACGAAGGGCGTGATGTTCAGCCACATGCTGGCGGCGCTGTTCTTCGGGATCTCGATGTTCTTCGTGCACCGCTCCTTCTACGGGATGCGGATCCAGACCGGCCGGAAGTAG